In Candidatus Cohnella colombiensis, one DNA window encodes the following:
- a CDS encoding glycoside hydrolase family 95 protein — translation MSELKELSWKLWYNSPASNWEEALPLGNGRLGAMAFSGPTTERLELNEDTLWAGFPRDQINYEARRSLAKVRELVFAGRYAEAEHLVDTKLLGRDTEPYLPLGSLMITRLNASTTVNNYRRELDLNDGIVKVNYEDTGIQVSSETFISALDQVLVAHYEASGGKLNVDITLDSQLRYQVDEIGNIDLRLCGQAPSHISDNYRGDHPEAIIYEEGLGMTFEARVSVHTDGMILARDGVLEVRSATWLTVYLNAETSFTSFNTAPNDSTVSERCSERLYRAKARGYETIKLRHIKDHRALFNRVQLTLGQDESQAQLPTDRRLEAYQVHRDDPGLEALYFQYGRYLLIGCSRPGTQPANLQGIWNSQVQPPWNSDYTVNINTQMNYWPAESCNLSECHSPLFDMLEDLSQIGQRTARLLYGCRGWTTHHNVDLWRMTTPTGGSAIWAMWPLGGAWLVRHLWEHYQYTMDIAFLRERAYPIMKGAALFCLDWLIEGTDRMLVTNPSTSPENVFITPSGETACVTQAATMDIAISRELFHHCVEAISLMGTQTEGAFLAELELALAKLPDYKIGQYGQIQEWLDDFEEAEPGHRHLSHLYGLYPGNQIHEDTPELFVAAERTIARRLAHGGGHTGWSCAWLINLYARLKASKQAYEALQTLLVKSTYPNLLDAHPPFQIDGNFGGAAGIAEMLVQSHHGVIELLPALPAAWHEGSVVGLRARGGFVIDIEWKNRRLVSAFISATVAGNCSIRSAHAFTVSDENGVVKVDGKGQFVTEADKRYLICSV, via the coding sequence ATGAGTGAACTTAAAGAGCTATCGTGGAAGCTATGGTATAACAGTCCCGCTTCAAATTGGGAAGAAGCGTTACCGCTCGGTAATGGGCGATTAGGTGCAATGGCATTCAGCGGACCAACTACCGAACGGTTGGAGTTGAATGAAGATACGCTGTGGGCTGGATTTCCGCGAGATCAGATTAATTATGAGGCACGTAGATCGTTAGCTAAGGTGAGAGAGCTTGTGTTCGCAGGCCGTTATGCAGAGGCAGAACACCTTGTAGATACGAAGCTGTTAGGACGCGATACAGAGCCTTATCTACCATTAGGCAGCTTAATGATTACGAGATTGAATGCAAGCACAACTGTGAATAATTACAGACGTGAATTAGATCTCAATGACGGAATCGTCAAAGTCAATTATGAAGATACAGGAATCCAAGTGTCTTCGGAAACGTTCATTAGTGCGCTAGATCAAGTGCTTGTCGCACACTATGAAGCGAGTGGAGGAAAATTGAATGTTGATATAACGCTGGATTCACAACTGCGATATCAAGTCGATGAGATCGGAAACATCGATTTACGTCTATGTGGACAAGCACCTAGCCATATTTCGGACAATTATAGAGGAGATCATCCAGAGGCAATCATCTATGAGGAAGGCCTAGGCATGACCTTTGAAGCACGAGTTAGTGTTCATACCGATGGGATGATACTTGCAAGAGACGGCGTTCTTGAAGTACGGTCTGCTACCTGGCTAACCGTCTATTTAAATGCTGAAACGAGTTTCACTTCATTTAATACAGCACCTAATGACAGTACGGTTTCTGAGCGTTGCTCAGAGCGACTTTATCGGGCAAAGGCTCGCGGTTATGAAACGATCAAGCTCAGACACATCAAAGATCATCGTGCGTTATTCAATCGCGTTCAGCTCACACTTGGTCAGGATGAATCACAAGCACAGTTGCCAACAGACCGCCGACTCGAAGCTTATCAAGTCCACCGGGATGATCCCGGGCTTGAGGCGTTATATTTTCAATATGGTCGCTATTTACTAATCGGTTGCTCGCGTCCAGGTACACAGCCTGCCAATTTGCAAGGAATTTGGAATTCTCAGGTTCAACCTCCGTGGAATAGCGATTATACCGTCAATATTAATACGCAGATGAATTATTGGCCTGCTGAGAGCTGCAACTTAAGTGAATGTCATTCACCGCTGTTCGATATGCTTGAGGACCTGAGTCAGATTGGGCAGCGTACAGCGAGATTGCTCTATGGATGTCGGGGATGGACAACGCATCATAATGTTGATCTATGGCGGATGACAACACCTACTGGGGGTAGTGCGATCTGGGCGATGTGGCCGTTAGGTGGCGCTTGGCTTGTTCGTCATCTATGGGAGCATTATCAATATACGATGGATATCGCGTTTTTGCGTGAACGTGCATATCCGATCATGAAAGGGGCAGCTTTGTTTTGTCTCGATTGGCTCATCGAAGGAACAGACAGAATGCTCGTTACGAATCCATCTACATCCCCCGAAAATGTATTTATAACACCGTCAGGTGAAACTGCTTGTGTAACACAGGCAGCTACGATGGATATCGCGATCAGTCGAGAATTGTTCCATCATTGTGTAGAAGCAATCAGCTTGATGGGTACACAGACAGAAGGTGCTTTTCTTGCTGAGCTCGAACTAGCGCTTGCGAAGCTGCCTGATTACAAAATAGGTCAGTATGGTCAAATTCAAGAATGGCTAGATGATTTCGAAGAAGCTGAACCGGGTCATCGCCATCTATCTCATCTCTATGGTCTTTATCCAGGAAATCAAATTCATGAGGATACACCTGAGTTATTCGTAGCCGCGGAGCGCACGATAGCAAGAAGACTTGCTCACGGTGGGGGACATACCGGCTGGAGCTGTGCATGGTTAATCAATTTATATGCGAGATTAAAAGCTTCCAAACAAGCGTATGAAGCGCTGCAGACGTTGCTTGTGAAGTCTACTTATCCCAATCTGTTAGATGCCCATCCACCCTTTCAAATCGATGGAAATTTCGGGGGGGCTGCAGGTATTGCTGAAATGCTCGTACAGAGTCATCATGGTGTTATCGAGTTGCTTCCAGCTTTACCTGCTGCGTGGCACGAAGGTTCTGTCGTCGGTTTAAGAGCGAGAGGTGGATTTGTGATCGACATAGAATGGAAGAATAGGAGGCTCGTATCAGCCTTCATTAGTGCAACAGTAGCGGGCAACTGCAGCATTCGATCTGCACATGCATTCACTGTTTCAGATGAGAATGGTGTTGTGAAAGTGGATGGGAAGGGTCAATTTGTAACTGAAGCAGATAAACGATATTTAATTTGTTCCGTATAA
- a CDS encoding methyl-accepting chemotaxis protein produces MLDQKNRLMIWLSSSATMLCIIIFTWTRWSNPSGMMMLGHSEGSGLELTATIAWGQNVLLIVPIVFALVGLYLYINNKEHEALPWVNALTLTLSSVGIISGSGGGVEFHFSIFMVIAAAAYYERRDLILMMTAIFAVQHLGGYLLFPELVFGTSTYSFGMVMIHAVFLILTSAATLLQIRSKLLITAQLEKEKKAKDDQLLEVLNHTQLLANQISSTSQLVTESSKANVRSNQEMRHAYEEITGRLGDQSESLDQMGSKQLNIQLAIEQALSSSAAMKEEATATSEIVADSHLKMNALPEQMHHIFTAVQTVSETMVSLQQASSRAQEMTDMIQQVANQTNLLALNASIEAARAGEHGKGFAVVATEIRKLANNSREAADEIQTIMDSIKEVSELTITQVQSGQQIVHQSTDQVEAFALEYKQVEHIIGQMLAFIVLINERITMIQEDSVGVTSGMNQISTAIVDGMSAMEQISAMSDNQISTSEQVNQEISQLSELSESMQLQFTK; encoded by the coding sequence ATGCTGGATCAGAAAAATCGCCTTATGATATGGCTCTCGTCTTCAGCAACGATGTTGTGCATCATTATTTTTACATGGACAAGATGGAGCAATCCGTCTGGAATGATGATGCTGGGGCATAGTGAAGGGTCTGGTTTAGAGCTTACAGCAACTATCGCTTGGGGACAAAATGTGTTATTGATTGTGCCAATTGTATTTGCATTAGTTGGGCTATATTTGTACATCAACAATAAAGAGCATGAAGCACTTCCATGGGTGAATGCACTAACTTTAACATTGTCTAGTGTGGGGATCATTAGCGGCAGCGGTGGGGGAGTAGAGTTCCACTTCTCGATCTTCATGGTCATTGCGGCTGCTGCGTACTATGAAAGACGAGATTTGATCCTGATGATGACAGCGATCTTCGCAGTACAGCATCTAGGAGGGTATTTATTATTTCCAGAGCTTGTCTTTGGCACTTCTACATATTCTTTCGGTATGGTAATGATTCATGCGGTATTTTTAATATTAACTTCGGCAGCTACATTGCTCCAAATCCGATCAAAGCTTCTCATTACGGCTCAACTCGAAAAGGAGAAGAAGGCGAAGGACGATCAGCTCTTGGAAGTATTGAATCATACGCAGCTTTTAGCTAATCAAATCTCATCTACTTCTCAACTGGTTACAGAAAGCTCTAAAGCGAATGTGCGTTCCAATCAGGAGATGCGCCATGCTTATGAAGAAATTACAGGCAGACTTGGCGACCAATCTGAGTCGCTTGATCAGATGGGATCTAAGCAACTCAATATTCAACTGGCGATTGAACAAGCTTTATCTTCTTCAGCAGCAATGAAGGAGGAAGCGACTGCAACGAGTGAGATTGTGGCTGATAGTCATCTGAAGATGAATGCTTTACCTGAACAGATGCATCACATTTTCACAGCGGTTCAGACAGTATCTGAGACCATGGTTTCTTTGCAACAGGCTTCATCTCGCGCGCAAGAAATGACGGATATGATCCAACAGGTCGCGAATCAGACCAATTTATTAGCACTCAACGCATCTATTGAAGCTGCAAGAGCAGGGGAACATGGCAAAGGGTTTGCGGTAGTGGCTACAGAAATTCGTAAGCTTGCGAACAACAGTCGAGAAGCGGCAGATGAAATTCAAACGATAATGGATTCAATTAAAGAGGTTAGTGAATTAACAATTACACAGGTTCAATCAGGGCAACAAATTGTGCATCAATCAACAGATCAGGTTGAAGCATTTGCATTAGAATATAAGCAAGTAGAGCACATTATTGGACAGATGTTAGCTTTCATCGTGCTCATTAATGAAAGAATAACGATGATTCAAGAGGATTCGGTTGGAGTAACAAGTGGGATGAATCAAATTTCAACTGCAATTGTAGATGGAATGTCTGCCATGGAGCAAATTAGCGCGATGAGCGACAATCAGATATCAACATCTGAACAAGTGAATCAAGAGATCAGTCAGCTTAGTGAGCTATCGGAATCTATGCAGTTGCAATTTACGAAGTAG
- a CDS encoding DNA alkylation repair protein: MDKPIREQIIALADEEYRKFSAALIPTIDNILGVRLPLLRQLARNIVKGDWRKYLNDADCTYFEEVMLQGMVIGELKIDIEEVLSNVAHFVPKIDNWSTCDSFCSGLKIAKLNQERVWHFIQPYLLSEQQYELRFGIVMLLNYYVKENYIDDVLQRLDRIKHDGYYVKMAIAWAVSICFAKLPGRTMAYLNNNSLDEFTYHKALQKIVESQRVDRDVKVIIKGMRRR; the protein is encoded by the coding sequence ATGGATAAACCCATTAGAGAGCAGATCATTGCATTAGCGGATGAGGAATATCGTAAGTTCAGCGCTGCACTCATCCCGACCATCGATAACATCTTAGGTGTTCGTCTACCGCTCTTACGTCAACTTGCCCGGAACATCGTTAAAGGGGATTGGCGGAAATATTTAAATGATGCTGATTGCACGTATTTCGAAGAAGTGATGCTTCAAGGAATGGTTATCGGTGAATTGAAGATAGACATCGAGGAAGTTTTGAGCAATGTGGCACACTTTGTACCGAAAATCGATAACTGGTCGACATGCGATAGCTTCTGTTCAGGATTAAAGATCGCCAAGTTGAATCAGGAACGTGTGTGGCATTTCATTCAGCCCTATCTTCTCTCGGAGCAGCAATACGAATTGCGCTTTGGCATTGTAATGCTGCTGAATTATTATGTTAAAGAGAATTATATCGATGATGTATTGCAACGGTTAGATAGGATTAAGCATGATGGATATTACGTAAAGATGGCCATAGCTTGGGCAGTATCAATTTGCTTCGCGAAGCTACCGGGTCGAACGATGGCTTATTTGAATAACAACTCGTTGGATGAGTTTACGTACCATAAAGCGTTACAGAAAATCGTGGAGTCACAGCGTGTAGATCGAGATGTTAAGGTAATCATAAAGGGTATGCGACGCAGATAG
- a CDS encoding VOC family protein, with amino-acid sequence MPLNPYLVFNGNTREVVQFYVEVFGLEQPNIMTFGSMPDNPEYPRPPEVDDLVMHTYLNIAGSSLMFSDNYPGMPFQQGNNFSLAYVVKDEDAIRHAYHKLKEGGKVEMELQATPWSGCYGSLIDKYGIHWQFSLEGES; translated from the coding sequence GTGCCTTTAAACCCGTATTTGGTCTTCAATGGCAACACACGCGAAGTTGTACAGTTCTATGTTGAAGTGTTTGGTCTCGAGCAGCCAAATATCATGACATTCGGATCGATGCCTGACAATCCAGAATATCCGCGTCCCCCCGAAGTCGACGATCTCGTCATGCACACGTATCTTAACATAGCTGGTAGCTCCCTCATGTTCTCTGATAACTATCCAGGTATGCCATTCCAACAGGGCAATAATTTCTCGCTCGCTTACGTCGTTAAGGATGAAGATGCGATTAGACATGCCTATCACAAGTTAAAAGAGGGTGGCAAAGTCGAGATGGAGCTACAAGCCACACCTTGGAGCGGCTGTTATGGCTCTTTGATCGATAAGTATGGGATCCACTGGCAATTCAGCCTAGAGGGAGAATCTTAA
- the thpR gene encoding RNA 2',3'-cyclic phosphodiesterase, with protein sequence MSQTMRLFVALPIHGEATEALTHWTNSNKENLAFRKWTHPLDYHITLQFLGDTSLEQVNGLQTALSGIKAKPFALQLNGAGYFGSSKSPSVLWAGVAGMTIELINLHELIIRTTHELGFEVEKRKYSPHITLARNYTGMQEFNVHAIQTAPIETEWKADRFTLMKTHMHATPMYEPIGNFPLLEG encoded by the coding sequence ATGAGTCAAACGATGCGATTATTCGTTGCCCTCCCCATACATGGGGAGGCTACTGAGGCATTAACTCATTGGACAAATTCGAATAAAGAAAACCTCGCATTTCGGAAATGGACGCATCCATTAGATTACCACATTACTTTGCAGTTTTTGGGTGATACATCGTTGGAGCAGGTGAATGGTTTACAGACTGCTTTAAGTGGCATTAAAGCAAAGCCATTTGCGCTTCAATTAAATGGGGCAGGTTATTTTGGTTCTTCTAAGTCACCATCCGTTTTATGGGCAGGTGTTGCAGGTATGACAATTGAGTTAATAAACTTGCATGAATTAATTATACGAACGACTCATGAACTTGGATTTGAAGTAGAAAAGCGTAAATACTCTCCGCATATTACGCTTGCTCGAAACTATACAGGGATGCAAGAATTTAATGTTCATGCGATCCAAACAGCCCCAATAGAGACGGAGTGGAAGGCTGACCGATTTACATTAATGAAAACTCACATGCATGCAACACCCATGTATGAACCGATTGGAAACTTTCCCTTGCTTGAAGGCTAG
- a CDS encoding sensor domain-containing diguanylate cyclase, whose protein sequence is MTLSSAIIPIFTHFLPILYFVFMMMDVLLRNYNRIEHRLVFGIITCCMLMFSEEFVRHYLPIEYSPLISVVWFSTAGILITGFGLHLFIKLTQLEHKMPRYIFPYFCYFPVVIVLINLIFNDQMISGNEFNQVGIWKLPVYNAAYYIAMIGSNFFNVIYVIILARGKKNASTSELREVFRQLILGVTVTAFFNLVIGLIDFKGYMPPYPYIYGAFAWCLLLRHTMVKYDFLNHIDKRYEKLFNLNPAAIMLMDLHGNVKEVNPSARKLFEQLNLDHVDSTHFLNAELQRRIADRKEISNFEVSIINGDNHIDVIIDGDYVLVEYESHLILIVRDITVQMENQREITFLAYHDVLTRLPNRRLFFEQLDVALVNASHNRQQLAVVMFDLDNFKLINDKYGHQIGDRVLVHVADVIRKVIESEGVAARLGGDEFIFFLHPVYSIQSIKEKINLLQQYLQDHKFIVENEPIPIHLSIGVSCYPDQGLDGDTLLNSADKALYQIKRKGGNGYLLVNKEGVAFSNG, encoded by the coding sequence TTGACGCTATCGTCTGCAATCATACCGATATTCACCCATTTTTTGCCGATCCTCTATTTTGTATTTATGATGATGGACGTACTTTTACGTAATTACAACAGAATTGAACATCGATTGGTGTTTGGAATCATTACGTGCTGCATGCTGATGTTCTCAGAAGAATTTGTGAGGCACTATCTTCCAATCGAATATAGTCCACTAATCTCTGTTGTTTGGTTCAGTACAGCGGGGATCCTCATCACTGGATTTGGACTACATTTATTTATTAAGCTTACGCAATTAGAACATAAGATGCCGCGATACATATTTCCCTATTTTTGCTATTTTCCCGTTGTTATCGTCCTAATTAACTTGATATTCAATGATCAAATGATATCTGGAAATGAATTCAATCAAGTCGGTATATGGAAGTTACCTGTCTATAATGCTGCATATTACATTGCGATGATAGGCAGTAACTTTTTCAATGTAATCTACGTGATTATTTTAGCTAGAGGGAAAAAGAATGCAAGTACAAGTGAACTTAGGGAAGTTTTTAGACAACTTATCCTGGGTGTTACTGTAACGGCATTCTTTAACCTTGTCATTGGACTGATTGACTTCAAGGGGTATATGCCTCCGTATCCTTACATCTATGGTGCTTTTGCTTGGTGTCTGTTGCTAAGGCATACGATGGTGAAATACGATTTTTTAAACCATATCGATAAGCGTTACGAGAAGCTGTTTAATCTTAATCCTGCTGCAATAATGCTCATGGATCTACATGGGAATGTGAAAGAGGTTAATCCGAGTGCAAGGAAGCTATTCGAGCAATTAAACCTCGACCACGTGGACAGCACCCATTTTCTAAATGCTGAGCTGCAGAGACGAATTGCAGATCGGAAAGAGATTTCCAACTTTGAAGTGTCAATCATTAATGGAGACAATCACATAGATGTGATCATAGATGGAGACTACGTGCTCGTAGAATATGAATCACACCTCATTCTGATCGTGCGGGACATTACCGTTCAAATGGAAAATCAAAGAGAGATTACTTTTTTGGCGTATCACGACGTACTTACGCGCCTGCCTAATCGAAGACTTTTCTTCGAGCAATTGGACGTGGCCCTTGTCAATGCAAGTCATAATCGTCAACAGTTAGCAGTTGTAATGTTTGATTTAGACAACTTTAAATTGATCAATGACAAGTATGGACATCAAATTGGAGATCGTGTTTTGGTTCATGTTGCAGATGTAATTCGAAAGGTCATTGAGTCTGAGGGCGTAGCTGCTAGACTTGGCGGCGATGAGTTTATATTTTTCCTGCATCCCGTTTATTCAATTCAAAGCATCAAGGAGAAGATTAATCTGCTTCAGCAATATTTGCAGGATCATAAGTTTATCGTTGAGAACGAGCCTATTCCCATTCATCTGAGTATTGGAGTGAGTTGTTATCCTGATCAGGGTCTTGACGGGGATACTCTCTTGAACAGTGCGGACAAAGCTCTATATCAGATTAAGCGAAAAGGTGGAAATGGCTATTTGCTAGTGAATAAGGAAGGTGTAGCGTTTAGTAATGGATGA
- a CDS encoding ABC transporter ATP-binding protein: MILEVKNVIKRYRDFLALDHISFSIQEGEIFGLLGPNGAGKTTTISILSGLMGYDGGEVKFQGKELSRNEMEIKRELGVVPQEIALFEDLSAYENLDYFGRLYGLKGKQLKERIQEALTFTGLTDRQKDKPKGFSGGMKRRLNIACAIVHQPKLIIMDEPTVGIDPQSRNHILQSIKELNRLGSTIIYTSHYMEEVEELCSKIAIVDRGRVIANGTKEELTSLVSAEEMLEIELSSVNYTFIERIKAIPTVRDCILSGNRLEVIGTKGERNVNKIVQILSESDCEIIALNVKKPSLESVFLTLTGRSLRD, translated from the coding sequence ATGATTTTAGAAGTGAAAAATGTAATTAAACGATATCGTGATTTTTTGGCGCTCGACCATATTAGCTTTTCGATTCAGGAAGGCGAAATATTCGGTTTACTCGGTCCCAACGGAGCTGGGAAGACGACGACGATCAGCATTTTGTCGGGTCTGATGGGATATGACGGTGGCGAGGTCAAGTTCCAAGGTAAAGAGCTGAGCCGAAATGAAATGGAGATTAAGAGGGAGCTAGGCGTTGTCCCTCAGGAAATCGCGTTATTTGAGGATTTAAGCGCTTATGAAAACTTGGATTATTTCGGAAGATTATATGGTTTAAAGGGCAAGCAACTAAAAGAACGAATCCAGGAAGCTTTAACCTTTACGGGCCTAACTGATCGTCAGAAGGATAAACCGAAGGGCTTCTCGGGTGGTATGAAGCGGCGCTTGAATATCGCCTGTGCTATCGTACACCAGCCAAAGCTCATTATTATGGATGAGCCTACAGTCGGTATCGATCCGCAGTCCCGCAATCATATTTTACAATCGATTAAGGAGCTTAACCGCTTAGGATCAACAATTATTTATACGTCACATTACATGGAAGAGGTTGAGGAGCTTTGCTCGAAAATCGCGATTGTCGACCGGGGCAGAGTGATAGCCAATGGGACGAAGGAGGAGCTTACCTCTTTGGTTTCAGCAGAAGAGATGCTGGAAATCGAGCTATCGTCGGTTAACTATACTTTCATCGAACGGATAAAGGCGATTCCTACGGTAAGAGACTGCATTCTGTCAGGCAACAGGCTTGAGGTCATCGGAACAAAAGGCGAGCGCAATGTAAATAAAATTGTTCAAATATTATCAGAGAGCGATTGCGAAATCATCGCACTGAACGTAAAGAAGCCAAGCCTGGAATCGGTGTTTTTAACGTTAACCGGACGATCGCTTCGCGATTAA
- a CDS encoding ABC transporter permease, which produces MKIWTIATYTFLRQIRDYKSMAAFMILPIVMILVLGSALDSFYSPKTIALMKVGTYSGDRGFINDSLKQFLTSNPIANQIETLQAESVEAGIERVKSDEWDAFIAIQPNTSEALQQGDKAALVLYSQTGTTFAGPLLESFVRDYNLNAVLLSLSIEAVNGVSNQPIVKQIPIVTEGKKPGGMDYYAVTTMFQCLLFGALFGVFAVTKDLGNYTHRRLLTTPVRSSAFMTGKLLGSTAIVFMIALFIFIVTKFGFKSNWDGNLELILSVLLLFSIIAAAMGMLLGYLTKSTMISSLLMFILSTVFTLVAGGFSPMKGKLIELLSKLSPNTYAQEALFTNIYEDKIMLSPLIRLVLFAGIVICLTVLAGRRRVQ; this is translated from the coding sequence ATGAAGATATGGACAATTGCTACTTATACTTTTTTGCGTCAAATAAGAGACTATAAGTCTATGGCAGCTTTTATGATCTTGCCGATTGTAATGATTCTGGTGCTCGGTTCAGCACTAGATAGTTTTTATAGTCCAAAAACGATAGCGCTGATGAAGGTTGGAACCTATAGCGGGGATCGCGGTTTCATAAACGATTCGCTTAAGCAATTCCTAACCTCTAACCCAATAGCTAATCAGATCGAAACGTTACAAGCAGAGTCGGTTGAAGCGGGAATAGAACGAGTGAAATCAGATGAATGGGATGCGTTCATAGCTATTCAACCTAATACATCTGAAGCATTGCAGCAAGGTGATAAAGCTGCACTTGTACTCTATAGTCAAACGGGAACTACTTTTGCGGGTCCTCTATTAGAGAGCTTTGTTCGGGATTATAATCTGAACGCTGTCTTGCTCTCACTCAGTATAGAAGCGGTGAACGGTGTATCGAATCAGCCTATTGTTAAGCAGATACCCATTGTCACCGAAGGGAAAAAGCCGGGAGGTATGGATTATTATGCGGTAACGACAATGTTTCAATGTTTGCTATTTGGCGCATTGTTCGGCGTGTTTGCGGTCACCAAAGATCTTGGGAACTATACGCATCGTCGACTGTTAACGACACCAGTCCGCAGTTCGGCATTTATGACCGGGAAGTTGCTCGGAAGTACGGCAATTGTATTCATGATTGCATTGTTTATATTCATTGTGACGAAGTTTGGTTTTAAATCGAATTGGGACGGAAATCTTGAGCTGATCCTCTCGGTATTGCTATTATTCAGTATTATCGCAGCAGCAATGGGCATGCTGTTAGGCTACTTGACTAAAAGTACGATGATTTCGTCACTGTTGATGTTTATTTTATCGACAGTATTCACGCTAGTAGCAGGGGGGTTCTCCCCGATGAAAGGGAAGCTAATCGAACTGCTTAGCAAGCTATCTCCGAACACTTATGCGCAGGAAGCATTGTTCACGAACATTTATGAGGACAAGATCATGCTCTCGCCGCTCATTAGATTGGTTCTATTTGCAGGGATAGTGATTTGCTTGACCGTACTAGCAGGAAGGAGGAGAGTTCAATGA
- a CDS encoding ABC transporter permease, with translation MTIFQNTVKRIFRNKIQLFFIVIFPVAFMMLGYIGEQPDVKTAIFDHDQTALTEALTKHVTDRTSVLTFEEHELEGKLISLEVDYVLVIDKGFTDRLIAGEEGGITTYTVQESNFADSIGTFVEQWLQHGRILASAVDHNNEAFYEQFNHYDQQGVFQLEQFSVVNEGVTRSLSVFGYFIIAMLYTSLITGLFILLNKSNHTFYRTLTAPVSVRGYMLQTIVGFLFVAFVQITFVMLFLKWVFGIYLAGSMMSIYVFIIIFSLVSVSFGVAISSISKNTIQACLIGICLIAPMAMLGGAYFPLDYAPDLILTISQFTPVSWVVNGMEKLLLGATIADLGKEITVLLLFAAIFFLIGTMRKTDIAK, from the coding sequence ATGACCATTTTTCAAAATACGGTTAAACGTATTTTTCGCAATAAGATCCAGTTGTTCTTCATCGTCATATTCCCTGTAGCGTTCATGATGCTAGGTTACATTGGGGAACAACCGGATGTAAAAACAGCCATTTTCGATCATGATCAAACCGCTTTGACAGAAGCGTTGACGAAGCATGTGACAGATAGAACGAGTGTACTCACCTTTGAGGAACATGAGCTTGAGGGTAAGCTGATTTCTCTTGAGGTAGATTATGTGTTGGTCATTGATAAAGGATTTACTGATCGGCTGATCGCGGGTGAGGAGGGTGGAATTACCACCTATACGGTCCAAGAATCAAATTTCGCTGATTCTATCGGAACATTTGTTGAGCAATGGTTGCAGCATGGTAGAATCCTTGCAAGTGCAGTGGATCACAACAATGAAGCCTTCTATGAACAATTTAATCATTACGATCAGCAGGGTGTGTTTCAGCTCGAACAGTTCAGCGTTGTAAATGAAGGTGTTACTCGGTCATTGTCGGTGTTTGGTTATTTCATAATCGCCATGCTGTATACGTCGTTAATTACAGGTTTGTTTATTCTGTTGAATAAAAGCAATCACACCTTTTACCGGACGTTAACTGCACCTGTCTCTGTTCGTGGATATATGCTGCAAACAATCGTTGGCTTTCTGTTTGTTGCGTTTGTTCAAATTACATTTGTTATGCTATTCCTTAAATGGGTTTTTGGTATTTATCTGGCCGGCTCGATGATGAGTATCTATGTCTTTATTATTATATTTTCCCTAGTGTCGGTTTCCTTCGGAGTTGCCATTAGCTCGATATCCAAAAACACGATTCAGGCATGCTTGATCGGCATCTGTCTAATTGCACCGATGGCGATGCTTGGCGGAGCGTATTTCCCGCTTGATTATGCTCCAGACCTTATCCTTACAATAAGTCAGTTCACACCTGTATCGTGGGTAGTAAATGGGATGGAGAAGCTGTTACTTGGAGCGACGATTGCTGATTTGGGTAAAGAAATTACAGTGCTACTGTTATTTGCGGCGATATTTTTCTTAATTGGAACGATGCGTAAAACCGATATAGCCAAATAA